One window of Acidobacteriota bacterium genomic DNA carries:
- a CDS encoding M1 family peptidase — MNNALKQDLGWFWHYWLWTTESVDGRIANVATAGARTTVTVRQDGQMPSPVVLKVKFTAPGQLPRPVANATVK; from the coding sequence ACCTGGGCTGGTTCTGGCACTACTGGCTCTGGACCACGGAGTCTGTCGATGGCCGCATCGCGAACGTCGCCACGGCCGGGGCGCGGACAACGGTGACGGTGCGGCAGGATGGCCAAATGCCGTCACCCGTGGTGTTGAAGGTGAAGTTCACGGCGCCCGGTCAGTTGCCGCGGCCTGTAGCGAATGCCACGGTGAAGT